One stretch of Manis pentadactyla isolate mManPen7 chromosome 10, mManPen7.hap1, whole genome shotgun sequence DNA includes these proteins:
- the CEP20 gene encoding centrosomal protein 20 isoform X3, translated as MATVTDLKAVLKDTLEKRGVLGHLRARIRAEIFSALDDEREPRPQLSHENLLINELIREYLEFNKYKYTASVLIAEAGQPGVPLDRQFLVRELNVFEESKDDTM; from the exons ATGGCGACTGTCACCGACCTGAAGGCTG ttttgaaGGACACCTTGGAAAAAAGAGGAGTATTGGGACATTTAAGGGCAAGAATTCGAGCTGAAATCTTCAGTGCTCTAGATGATGAAAGGGAACCAAGACCACAATTGTCTCATGAAAACCTtctaattaatgaattaattcgGGAGTATTTGGAATTCAACAAATATAAGTATACGGCGTCTGTCCTCATAGCAG AGGCTGGTCAACCTGGAGTTCCATTGGACAGACAGTTTCTTGTCCGTGAACTAAATGTATTTGAAGAATCGAAGGATGATACaatgtaa
- the CEP20 gene encoding centrosomal protein 20 isoform X2 has translation MATVTDLKAVLKDTLEKRGVLGHLRARIRAEIFSALDDEREPRPQLSHENLLINELIREYLEFNKYKYTASVLIAEAGQPGVPLDRQFLVRELNVFEESKDDTIPLLYGILAHFLHGTKDNIQNTYLKGSSLQPSNPSLGRQPSGRRKMDDHLTKEKGKSTNIEDPHVSQAVKR, from the exons ATGGCGACTGTCACCGACCTGAAGGCTG ttttgaaGGACACCTTGGAAAAAAGAGGAGTATTGGGACATTTAAGGGCAAGAATTCGAGCTGAAATCTTCAGTGCTCTAGATGATGAAAGGGAACCAAGACCACAATTGTCTCATGAAAACCTtctaattaatgaattaattcgGGAGTATTTGGAATTCAACAAATATAAGTATACGGCGTCTGTCCTCATAGCAG AGGCTGGTCAACCTGGAGTTCCATTGGACAGACAGTTTCTTGTCCGTGAACTAAATGTATTTGAAGAATCGAAGGATGATACaat ACCTCTTTTATATGGGATTTTAGCTCATTTCTTGCATGGAACTaaggataacatccaaaatacttaTCTGAAAGGGTCTTCACTTCAGCCTTCAAACCCAAGTCTTGGCAGACAACCTAGTGGAAGAAGGAAAATGG ATGACCATCTAACAAAGGAGAAGGGGAAAAGTACTAATATTGAAGATCCTCATGTTTCTCAAGCAGTGAAGAGATGA
- the CEP20 gene encoding centrosomal protein 20 isoform X1 — protein sequence MATVTDLKAGEYEPEVCWEKGVWPSACEKVLKDTLEKRGVLGHLRARIRAEIFSALDDEREPRPQLSHENLLINELIREYLEFNKYKYTASVLIAEAGQPGVPLDRQFLVRELNVFEESKDDTIPLLYGILAHFLHGTKDNIQNTYLKGSSLQPSNPSLGRQPSGRRKMDDHLTKEKGKSTNIEDPHVSQAVKR from the exons ATGGCGACTGTCACCGACCTGAAGGCTGGTGAGTATGAGCCAGAGGTTTGCTGGGAGAAAGGAGTCTGGCCTTCAGCTTGTGAAAAGG ttttgaaGGACACCTTGGAAAAAAGAGGAGTATTGGGACATTTAAGGGCAAGAATTCGAGCTGAAATCTTCAGTGCTCTAGATGATGAAAGGGAACCAAGACCACAATTGTCTCATGAAAACCTtctaattaatgaattaattcgGGAGTATTTGGAATTCAACAAATATAAGTATACGGCGTCTGTCCTCATAGCAG AGGCTGGTCAACCTGGAGTTCCATTGGACAGACAGTTTCTTGTCCGTGAACTAAATGTATTTGAAGAATCGAAGGATGATACaat ACCTCTTTTATATGGGATTTTAGCTCATTTCTTGCATGGAACTaaggataacatccaaaatacttaTCTGAAAGGGTCTTCACTTCAGCCTTCAAACCCAAGTCTTGGCAGACAACCTAGTGGAAGAAGGAAAATGG ATGACCATCTAACAAAGGAGAAGGGGAAAAGTACTAATATTGAAGATCCTCATGTTTCTCAAGCAGTGAAGAGATGA